One stretch of Tenrec ecaudatus isolate mTenEca1 chromosome 18, mTenEca1.hap1, whole genome shotgun sequence DNA includes these proteins:
- the LOC142432563 gene encoding vomeronasal type-1 receptor 4-like, which translates to MNTGDLLFGMILLLQTTLGLLGNFSLLYYLIFLYFTGCRSRSTDLILRHLAVANSMVNLSRGIPQTMAAFGWKNFLNDFGCKSLFYFHRVGRGVSIGSTCLLSMFQAITISPSNTRWADIKVKAPKYLGLSIFLCWILHMLVNIIFPVYISSNWDNKTIADRKNFGYCSSVRHDSTGDDLYSALLSFPDAVSLTLMFWASGSMVFILHRHKQRVKDIHRNKDSPRSSPETRATETILVLVSTFVSFYTLSIIFQVVLASFIHPSLWVVHTASLAAASYPSVSPFILMSRDPSFSQLCFAQKRKPNSQYAIRDR; encoded by the coding sequence ATGAACACCGGTGATTTGCTGTTTGGAATGATTCTCTTATTGCAGACTACACTTGGGCTTCTGGGAAATTTCTCTCTTCTTTACTATCTTATCTTCCTTTACTTCACTGGATGCAGGTCAAGGTCCACAGACTTGATTCTCAGGCACCTGGCTGTAGCCAACTCCATGGTCAATCTTTCTAGAGGAATCCCCCAGACTATGGCAGCTTTTGGGTGGAAAAATTTCCTCAACGATTTCGGATGCAAAAGTCTTTTCTATTTTCACCGAGTGGGCAGGGGTGTGTCCATTGGCAGCACCTGTCTCTTAAGCATGTTCCAGGCCATCACCATCAGCCCCAGCAACACCAGGTGGGCAGACATCAAGGTGAAAGCTCCCAAATATTTGGGCCTTTCGATATTCCTGTGTTGGATTCTGCACATGCTGGTAAATATAATTTTCCCTGTCTATATAAGTAGCAATTGGGACAATAAAACTATCGCAGACAGAAAAAATTTTGGATACTGCTCTTCTGTTCGCCATGACAGCACTGGAGATGATCTGTATTCAGCACTGTTGTCTTTCCCCGATGCTGTGTCATTGACACTCATGTTCTGGGCCAGCGGCTCCATGGTTTTCATCCTGCACAGACACAAGCAGCGGGTCAAAGACATTCACAGGAACAAAGATTCCCCCAGATCCTCCCCTGAGACCAGAGCCACCGAAACCATCCTTGTCCTGGTGAGCACCTTTGTGTCTTTCTACACCCTCTCCATCATCTTTCAAGTTGTTTTAGCCTCTTTTATTCATCCCAGTTTGTGGGTAGTGCACACAGCTTCTCTAGCTGCTGCCTCCTACCCTTCTGTCAGCCCGTTTATTCTCATGAGCCGTGACCCCAGTTTTTCTCAGCTCTGCTTTGcccagaaaagaaaaccaaattcccAGTATGCTATCAGAGATAGATAA